One stretch of Salvelinus namaycush isolate Seneca unplaced genomic scaffold, SaNama_1.0 Scaffold20, whole genome shotgun sequence DNA includes these proteins:
- the ippk gene encoding inositol-pentakisphosphate 2-kinase isoform X1, with the protein MELDKMDENEWKYHGEGNKSLVVSNVQHARVLRLLKYSTEDAENSHKTTEQAFRHIQNIVDYSQNVMKPLLGEKYVHNGEAVKLPLDFVRQLSLKVQQERPESRCDKVMDTFSGCALCLPNLTQLSCCCSREHRPPLCIEIKPKCGFLPSSRHVTKDIKNKVCRFCMHQHFKLAHGKWKRLSRYCPLDLFSGNKQRMSLAIKHLIEEPQNNFKIFKGGECIYSCKDDADVLQDLDELAQHLRPYFLPNGSLMNGHQSSKVVLNELIQVIVSALLSSWDPRKTHLSEGRARCEASLLHRDLLRNTNHCLPKDCVLDKILGTQMLDSLDIEGLNPLFKRVEQHLQDFPKERSSLQIDGPYSQSFLEKIQKCPTEDDGSIEYAVGKVHQYRVAMTAKDCSIMITIATCGEEDGLDQSLEIQPSKPRFTYSVSILDLDPKPYESIPHQSRLDSKIVNHYLRSTLPNNQELANQSVFLGWDREGEDCTLVFHPV; encoded by the exons ATGGAACTGGACAAAATGGACGAGAACGAATGGAAATACCACGGAGAGGGCAACAAAAGCCTAGTTGTTTCTAATGTCCAG CACGCCAGAGTCCTTCGGCTCCTGAAGTATTCTACAGAAGATGCCGAAAACTCGCATAAG ACAACAGAACAAGCTTTCCGCCACATACAGAACATAGTTGACTATAGTCAAAATGTCATGAAGCCACTACTGGGGGAGAAATATGTCCACAACGGa GAGGCTGTGAAGCTCCCGCTGGACTTTGTCCGACAGCTGTCATTGAAGGTTCAGCAGGAAAGGCCAG AGTCTCGCTGTGACAAAGTGATGGATACATTTAGTGGATGTGCCTTGTGTCTGCCGAACCTCACCCAGCTCTCCTGCTGCTGCAGCAGAGAACACAGACCTCCTCTCTGTATAGAGATTAAG CCCAAATGTGGGTTTCTGCCGTCCTCTAGACACGTTACGAAGGACATCAAAAACAAGGTGTGCCGCTTCTGTATGCATCAACATTTTAAG TTGGCCCATGGAAAGTGGAAACGGCTGAGCCGCTACTGTCCCTTGGACCTGTTCTCAGG GAACAAACAGAGAATGTCCTTAGCCATCAAGCACTTGATAGAGGAACCTCAAAACAACTTTAAAATCTTCAAG GGTGGAGAGTGTATCTACAGCTGTAAGGATGATGCAGACGTGTTACAGGACCTAGATGAATTGGCTCAGCATCTACGGCCATACTTCCTCCCCAATGGCAGCCTTATGAACGGACACCAGTCCAGTAAG GTGGTTCTGAATGAGTTGATCCAGGTGATCGTGAGTGCCCTGTTGAGTTCCTGGGACCCCAGGAAGACTCACCTGTCTGAGGGCAGAGCGCGGTGTGAGGCCAGCCTCCTGCACCGGGACCTGCTACGCAACA CTAACCACTGCCTACCCAAAGATTGTGTCCTGGACAAAATCCTGGGGACTCAGATGCTGGATAGTTTAGACATTGAGGGGTTAAACCCCCTGTTTAAACGAGTGGAGCAGCATCTACAGGACTTTCCTAAAGAGAG AAGTAGCCTTCAGATAGACGGTCCGTACAGCCAGAGCTTCCTGGAGAAGATCCAGAAGTGTCCAACTGAAGACGACGGCTCTATCGAGTACGCGGTCGGGAAG GTCCACCAGTACAGAGTTGCCATGACAGCCAAGGACTGCTCTATCATGATCACCATAGCAACCTGTGGGGAGGAGGACGG GTTGGACCAGAGCCTGGAGATCCAGCCTTCGAAGCCTCGCTTCACCTACTCCGTGTCCATCCTAGACCTGGACCCTAAACCCTACGAGAGCATTCCTCACCAGAGCAGACTGGACTCCAAGATAGTCAACCACTACCTGAGAAGCACCCTGCCCAACAACCAGGAACTAGCCAATCAGAGTGTCTTCCTGGGCtgggacagagaaggagaggactGTACTCTGGTGTTCCATCCTGTTTAA
- the ippk gene encoding inositol-pentakisphosphate 2-kinase isoform X2, whose translation MSRYLLLKLFPMLIFFNTPPIQHARVLRLLKYSTEDAENSHKTTEQAFRHIQNIVDYSQNVMKPLLGEKYVHNGEAVKLPLDFVRQLSLKVQQERPESRCDKVMDTFSGCALCLPNLTQLSCCCSREHRPPLCIEIKPKCGFLPSSRHVTKDIKNKVCRFCMHQHFKLAHGKWKRLSRYCPLDLFSGNKQRMSLAIKHLIEEPQNNFKIFKGGECIYSCKDDADVLQDLDELAQHLRPYFLPNGSLMNGHQSSKVVLNELIQVIVSALLSSWDPRKTHLSEGRARCEASLLHRDLLRNTNHCLPKDCVLDKILGTQMLDSLDIEGLNPLFKRVEQHLQDFPKERSSLQIDGPYSQSFLEKIQKCPTEDDGSIEYAVGKVHQYRVAMTAKDCSIMITIATCGEEDGLDQSLEIQPSKPRFTYSVSILDLDPKPYESIPHQSRLDSKIVNHYLRSTLPNNQELANQSVFLGWDREGEDCTLVFHPV comes from the exons ATGTCCAG GTACCTTCTTTTAAAATTATTTCCAATGCTGATATTTTTCAACACTCCTCCTATCCAGCACGCCAGAGTCCTTCGGCTCCTGAAGTATTCTACAGAAGATGCCGAAAACTCGCATAAG ACAACAGAACAAGCTTTCCGCCACATACAGAACATAGTTGACTATAGTCAAAATGTCATGAAGCCACTACTGGGGGAGAAATATGTCCACAACGGa GAGGCTGTGAAGCTCCCGCTGGACTTTGTCCGACAGCTGTCATTGAAGGTTCAGCAGGAAAGGCCAG AGTCTCGCTGTGACAAAGTGATGGATACATTTAGTGGATGTGCCTTGTGTCTGCCGAACCTCACCCAGCTCTCCTGCTGCTGCAGCAGAGAACACAGACCTCCTCTCTGTATAGAGATTAAG CCCAAATGTGGGTTTCTGCCGTCCTCTAGACACGTTACGAAGGACATCAAAAACAAGGTGTGCCGCTTCTGTATGCATCAACATTTTAAG TTGGCCCATGGAAAGTGGAAACGGCTGAGCCGCTACTGTCCCTTGGACCTGTTCTCAGG GAACAAACAGAGAATGTCCTTAGCCATCAAGCACTTGATAGAGGAACCTCAAAACAACTTTAAAATCTTCAAG GGTGGAGAGTGTATCTACAGCTGTAAGGATGATGCAGACGTGTTACAGGACCTAGATGAATTGGCTCAGCATCTACGGCCATACTTCCTCCCCAATGGCAGCCTTATGAACGGACACCAGTCCAGTAAG GTGGTTCTGAATGAGTTGATCCAGGTGATCGTGAGTGCCCTGTTGAGTTCCTGGGACCCCAGGAAGACTCACCTGTCTGAGGGCAGAGCGCGGTGTGAGGCCAGCCTCCTGCACCGGGACCTGCTACGCAACA CTAACCACTGCCTACCCAAAGATTGTGTCCTGGACAAAATCCTGGGGACTCAGATGCTGGATAGTTTAGACATTGAGGGGTTAAACCCCCTGTTTAAACGAGTGGAGCAGCATCTACAGGACTTTCCTAAAGAGAG AAGTAGCCTTCAGATAGACGGTCCGTACAGCCAGAGCTTCCTGGAGAAGATCCAGAAGTGTCCAACTGAAGACGACGGCTCTATCGAGTACGCGGTCGGGAAG GTCCACCAGTACAGAGTTGCCATGACAGCCAAGGACTGCTCTATCATGATCACCATAGCAACCTGTGGGGAGGAGGACGG GTTGGACCAGAGCCTGGAGATCCAGCCTTCGAAGCCTCGCTTCACCTACTCCGTGTCCATCCTAGACCTGGACCCTAAACCCTACGAGAGCATTCCTCACCAGAGCAGACTGGACTCCAAGATAGTCAACCACTACCTGAGAAGCACCCTGCCCAACAACCAGGAACTAGCCAATCAGAGTGTCTTCCTGGGCtgggacagagaaggagaggactGTACTCTGGTGTTCCATCCTGTTTAA